In Helianthus annuus cultivar XRQ/B chromosome 9, HanXRQr2.0-SUNRISE, whole genome shotgun sequence, the following are encoded in one genomic region:
- the LOC110875478 gene encoding toll/interleukin-1 receptor-like protein: protein MASGSSSTDIASSGAGDTACSYDVFLSFSGEDTRNSFTDHLYHKLIQAGIRTFRDNEEINRGEELKPEIERSIKASKASVVVLSKNYATSAWCLDELLLILQQRWECNHFVLPVFYDVDPTDVRNQKGSFAIKVKPSPKWTDQNVNQWKTALTEVANLAGHVASGC from the coding sequence ATGGCCTCCGGTTCCTCCTCTACTGATATAGCTTCTTCTGGTGCTGGTGATACAGCTTGCAGCTACGATGTCTTTTTAAGCTTTAGTGGTGAAGATACTCGAAATTCTTTTACAGATCATCTCTACCATAAATTAATTCAAGCGGGTATTCGTACCTTCAGAGACAATGAAGAAATCAACAGAGGTGAAGAACTGAAACCTGAAATTGAGAGATCAATCAAAGCATCCAAGGCATCAGTAGTTGTATTGTCAAAGAATTATGCAACTTCGGCTTGGTGTCTTGATGAACTTCTGCTCATCCTCCAGCAAAGATGGGAGTGTAATCATTTTGTTCTACCTGTTTTCTATGACGTTGACCCCACGGATGTTAGGAATCAAAAAGGAAGTTTCGCCATAAAAGTCAAACCTTCTCCAAAGTGGACAGATCAGAATGTAAACCAATGGAAGACAGCTCTTACAGAGGTTGCTAATTTGGCTGGCCATGTTGCTTCTGG